AGGCTTATTTTAGGTCAAAATTTTGACAATATTTTTGGACTGGAAGATCAGTATTCCAGCAAACTATTTCTTGAAAATTTAGAAAATGCCTACAGAGAAAAAATATCAAATTTATCTAATTTTTTAGAAAACAAGTATAAAGGAATTCCTAAGATATTAATGGCGCATTCTTTTTTTGGCAGCAGTAAAAAGATTGACACCTTGGGAGGTAGTTATATTATCCCTTTTAATGTTTTTGGAAATGGTTTTTCTTATGTTGCTCTTGGGCATATTCATAAGTTCATGAAACTAAGAGATAATATTGTTTATTCAGGATCTCCTATGCAATATTCATTTAATGAGACCTGTGATAAATACATAAACGTTTTACATTTTAATGACAATAAATTAATCTTGCAAGAAGCATTTCCGGTGCCGATTTTCAATAAATTAATCTTTGCTAAAGGTTCTTTAAATGAAGTTCTTGATTTTTTGGCTAATTCCAAAAAAGAAGAGTCTTTTACTATTTATTTGAAAATTGAACTTAATGAGGCAGTTGATACTAGCGCTGAGGAGTCTATTTATGATTTAGCAAGGCTTAATTTTATGAATTTAGTTTCTATTTCCTATTCTTTACCCTCAAGTCAGGATTTGCAAGACGATTCCAACTTTATTGGAGAACTTGAAGTGCTTGAAATGGATGAAAAATATTTTTTTGAGAAAAAGTTGAGATGGGATTTTGAGAACGGTGTTATTAGGGATATCAAATTTAAGGAAGAAGAGCTTATTTCTCTTTTTAACGAGGTTTTAGCTAACGGATATTTGGGTGAATATGAGGATAAATAAGCTCATATTTAAAAATATTGCTTCTTATAAAGGCGAACATGAGTTGAATTTCGATACACTTCTTTTAAGACAATCGGGCATTTTTTTAATTTCTGGTAATACTGGATCAGGCAAAAGCACCATTTTAGATTGCATAACTTTGGCACTATATGCTCGTGTTTACAGACTTGGAAAAAAAATTGTAGATATTATATCAAAAGGCGAGACTAGCGCTTATGTTAAATTAACGTTTACTATTTCTGGGAAGATTTATGAATCTTTTGTTGAGCTTAATGTAAAAAATATAGAGACTCCTAAGAGCATGTTGCTTAATTGTTTTTTTGATAATAGGATTATAGAGGGTCGAACCGATGTTTTAGAGCATATTAAAAGTCTTTGTCGATTAGACTTTAACCAATTTTGTCAAACTGTAATTTTACCACAAGGCAATTTTCAAGAATTTTTAACGTCAACTCCCAAAGAGAAAGCTGCAATAATTGATAATATTTTTAATTTGAAAAAATATGATAATTTGGAATTTTATTTAAAAAGTGATTTTGAGCGCACAAAGTTTAATATAGATAAATTGTTGAATTCTGAATCTTATGAAAAATCAATTCTTGATTATGATGAGAGTGAGTGTAAATCCCTTAAAGGTTATTTGGATTTGGTTGATATTGATCGATTAGAAATTGATCTTGAAAATATTAGAAGAGCTATTTCTTTATGTAATCAGGCAATAGCGTCTAATGAGAGATATTTGGGCTTGGAAATTGAAATGTCTTCTCTAAACGATCAATTATCTTCTCAGATTAAATATTTAAATTCTTTAGAGAAGGATCATTCCCTTCAAAAGAAATTAAAAGAAAATTTGGATTTGGATCGAAAAGTTTATTTATGTTCAGATTTTTGGAGTTTGAAAAATTTAGTTGCTGTACAAGGCGAATTGTTTAATGATATTGGATTGCTTGATTTAGAACTTTCAAAAGTGATGAATAATTTAGAAGAAATTAAAGATTTGTATAGCAATGATTTTAATTTTAATTATGTTAAGGAGCTTTATAATAAAAATTGCAATCTTTTTAATTTAAAACTTGTTGAGAATGATTATCAAAGCTTGCTTTTAAGGAAAAATAGTCTTGAGGATGAAAAAAAAGAATTATTAAGATCTCAGAGCAAAAAAAATGATGAGATTAAAAGCATTTCTTCTGAGAAATCTAATTTTGATTTTGACAAATATGTTTACTATGAAGCATTAAAATTGTTCCAAACTTTTAATGATGAGTTGATTTCAAAATATAGAGATAGGCTAGAATTTTTATTAAAATCTACTGGCAAAGAAGATTTTAATAAAAATAAGGAAAAAAATATTATTAAGATTGACTTGTATAAAGAGTTGTTAAAATATCTTGATGATAAAAATTTTTCTATTGAGAGTGATAAAGAGAAGCTAAAATATATTGAGGCTGAATATAAAAATTATCAGCATAAAGATAAATTATCGCTTTGCAGTTTGAAAGAGCTTTACGCTTTAAATTCAAAGCTTCATTTGATACAAAATCAAATTGATGAGCTTAAATATCAGCTATCTTGTAGACAAGAAGAAATCTCTAAACAAGAGGTTAATGCTTTGGAGTTTGAAAAGAATAATGCTGAAATTTTAAGATTGATTGGAAAAAATTTATTTGACAAATACATAAATTATTTTGACAGAGAAAAAATTTTAGCATTTGAAAATAAATTAGAAAAGCTTGAACAATTTAAGGCTAAGAAAAAAGATTTAAAAATTGAAATTTCTTTGAAAAATAAAAATTTTGATCAAAATCTTTTAAAGATTAAGGATTTATTGTTAAAACTTAATTTAAATTTAAGTTTTAATGATTATTCTTCTTTGGAAAGGGAATTTAATGTTGTTTTGGCTAAGCAGAAAAGTGTGGAAAATGAATGGAATATGCTTGTTTTAAATCTTAAAAATTTAGAAGATTTAAAAATTAAAACCGAAACACAAATTAAATTTACAAAGGAATCTATATTGACTTTAAAAGCGAGATTAAATGAAGAGCAAAATAATTTTATTAATCTAATTTCAAATTTAAAAAATGTTTTTTTTAGTTCATTTTCTTTTGAATCAACAACTGACTTAGAGCAAATTAATAAGAATAGTCTGTCTTTTTTGCAAAAATTGAGTTTATCAATTAGTTCTAAGCTTGAATTTTTATCCAGAGATATTGAAAAGTATAAAATCAAGCTTTTAAATTTTCAAACTCTTCAAAAAAAGATTAATCAACAAAAAATTAATTTAGACTCGCTAAGGGGTGAATTAAATCTTGCTAAAGAAAGGAAAGATAAGCTAGATGTATTAAGGAAGGTCGTTATTAGATCTTCTGGATTGAAATATTATGTTCAAACTTTTTTAATTAATGATATTTTAAGACTGGCAAATGAAAAGTATTTAAGGTGGATTTTTCCTGATTTTGAGCTCAAAACGAACAAAGAGAGCAAAGAGTTTGATTTTTTAATTGAAGACAAAAAAGATGTTAATAAAATAAGAACGGTAAAAACTTTGTCTGGGGGTGAGAAATTTCTTGTGTCTTTAGCTTTGTCCTTAGCTTTATCTGATAAAATAAGGGATAGTGAGTTAAAAATAGAGGCTTTTTTTCTAGATGAAGGTTTTGGCAATCTTGATGAAGATACTTTGGCTCAAGTTATGCCTAAGCTTTCTAAGTTTCAAATGATGACTGGGCGACAAATTGGCATAATTTCCCATGTTTCTTATTTGAAGGAGATGATTAAAGCGCAAATAGTTATAAACAAGATTTCTAAAATTTCTTATATTGCTATAGAAAATTTATGATCATTTATGTACAATTAGGCCTTGAGGATAAATATGAAACATTATTTAGCGATTGATATTGGCGGGACTAGTACCAAATATTCGCTTTCAGATTCAAGCGGTGTTTTTTTTGATAAAAATGAAATAAGCACAGGTGCTACTTCTGACGAACAAGTAAATATTTTAGTTAATATTATTAATTCTTACAAAGAATCAAGTGATATTGCGGGAGTTGCAATTTGTATTCCTGGGTTTGTTGATCTTAAGGGAAATGTTCTTAGGGTAAATGCTATTTCTGGATTTGTTAATTATCCTTTAAAAGAGCGATTAGAATCTTTAACCGGAGTAAGTACAGAGATTGAAAATGATGCTAATTGTGTAGCCTTAGCAGAAAAATTTAAGGGTAATGCTATTGACTCTAATAATTTTATTGCTATAACTCTTGGCACAGGAATTGGTGCTGGAATTTTTGCAAATGGCAAGCTTTTAAGAGGAAATTCTTTTATGTCCGGAGAGGTTGGATTTATGATTACTGGAGGTATTAGCAACAATATTCCCTTTAATTGCAAATGGGAATCCATTGCGTCTGTTTCGGCTTTAAGAAAAAGAGTTGCTATGCGATTAGGAAAACCTTTAAAAGAGGTTTCAGGAGAATTTGTTTTTGATCTAGCTGAGAATGGGAATATTCATGCCAAAAATGAAGTTGATAGATTTTTTGAGAATTTGTCATTTGGTATTTTTAATTTAACTTTTATTTTGAATCCTGAAAAAATTTTGATCGGAGGAGGAATAAGCGCAAGACCCGATTTAATAGATAGAATATATGAAAAATTAGAAAATTTATGGTCTTTAGAAATGGCTTTTGATAATAATAATAATATAAAAAATCTTGTAGCACTTGAGCCTACTAAATTTAATAATGAATCTGGTAAAATTGGAGCTTTGTTTCATTATTTTACTTGCAAAAATCAAAATAATACCTCATTTTAGTGGAGTGGCAGAAATTTTAGGTTTGAATATTTGAAGCTAGTTTTTCTATAAGGCTTTCAACACTAGATTTTTGAATATTAAATTCTATTTCAACCGTATTTTGGTCTTTTATTGTGGTCTTTATGTGGCTTGATATTGTGAGGTTTGTCATGTTTGTCAAGACGGTTGGAATTAACTTTTTTGACAATATTTTTAGTATTGGTGGATTATTTGTTTTGATTAAGGATTTAAAAATATATTCTTCTTGATTTAAGCTGTTTATAGACAAAGTTCCACTGCTAAAGGGAATTAAATTTTTGCTGCTTACTATTTGGTTTGGGAGCAATAATGTTGGATCTTGAATCCAAAAAAACATTTCATTTTTTTCTATTTCCCCAATATATTTTGTTGTTAGCATATTATTGTCTTTTGCGGTTATATCTTTTTGGGTTATTGCAATGCTAGTTCTAGCTTTGTTTGGAATAATGTATATATTTGAATTTTTAAGTTTCCATTTTGGATTTGTAAATATATTGCCTATTGATTCTGTATTTCTATTTTTATGAATTCCCCAGAAAATATCTTTTGGGAAATTACCCATTATTAGTAGAGCAAAATCGTTATTTTCTTTTTTATAGCTAAAGTATAAATTGCTTATAAGCCCAAGAACTGATTTATATTTAGGGCTTAAAGAGTTATAAATAGACCTGTTTTTAATTAAATTTACATGGGCGTATAAATTTGCGCCAGGTAAAAGTTCCATTAAGTAATTTAGATTTTGTTTTGGAGGAGTGTAAGGCAGGCTTGCGCATCCCACTATGAGGCATGAAATGGTAATTATTTTTGTTAATGTTTTTAACATTTTTCAATTCCTATTAGTGTAAATATGTCATCGGCAAGGTTTATTTTTTTTTCTAGCTTACTTTTGTTTAATATGATATTTAAGGCTAATGTTTCAGTTTTAATGTATTTTTCAAATTTATTTAGCATTTCTTTCAAAGTTTCATTATTTTCTATGTATAAATTTATTCTATCGCTAACATCAAAATTTTTTTCTTTTCTTAAATTTTGTATTTGCCTTACAAATTCTCTTGTCAGCCCTTCCAAGTACAACTCTTTAGTGATTAGTGAGTCTATTCCTATTGTAATGGATTCTTCATTTATTACTTTTAAGTTCTCTTTTTCTTCTCTTTCTAATATTATATCATTTAATGATAAATAATGCTTTGCATTGGCTACTTTTATCTCGTAGGATGTTCCATTTATTATTTTTATTATGTCTTCATTTTTTAGCTTGCTAATTTCAGTAGATACCGCTTTCATATCTTTTCCAAGCTTTTTCCCAAGTTCTTTAAAGTTTGCTTTTGCTTTGTAAGTTATAAGCTCCTCTTCGTTAGCTTTTATTTTCATTTCTTTTGCATTTATTTCATCTAATATTATTTCTTGCATTTCCATTAGCATATTTTGTTCATTTTGATTTTTTGTGACGATATATATCGTACTAATAGGCATGCGTATTTTTATATTGTGCAATGATCTGAGTGATCTTGCCATTGAAGTTATTTTTCTTGCGAGATTTATTTTCTCTTCAATTGTTTTGTTAATGAAATTTTCATTTGCTTTTGGATAATCGTTAAGGTGTATTGATTGTTTGTCTTCATCAGTTTTTAAATTTTGATAAATCTCTTCTGTTATAAATGGAATAAAAGGTGCAAGTAAAATCATTAAAGTTTTGATTGCATAATATAATGTTTCGTAGGCATCATTTTTGTCTTTATCGTTTTCTGATTTCCAAAATCTTCGCCTTGATCTTCTTATGTACCAATTGTTTAATTTATCTATAAATTCAAGTAAAGATTCTATTGATTTTGTTAGATTGTATTTGTCTATTTCTGTATTTAGTATTTTTTTTAGACTTTCAAGTTCGCTTATGATCCATTTGTCAAGGTTATTGTTTTTAGCCAGGCTGAGATTTTTTGGAGGTTTGAATTTATCAATTATTGCATAAGTTGTGAAAAATGAATAAGCGTTCCAAATGGGTATTATTATATTTTTAAGAACGTCTCTTACTCCATTGTCGCTATATTTTAAATCATCAGCTTTAACTACAGGGCTCATTATTAAATAAAGCCTTAAAGCATCAGCTCCGAAGGTGTTTATTACTTGCATTGGGTCTGTATAATTTTTAAAGGATTTTGACATTTTTCTTCCATCGCTTGAAAGCACAAGTCCATTTACAATAACGTTTTTGAATGCTGTGTTTTCAAAAAGAGCAGTTCCCAGGATTGTAAGAGTATAAAACCATCCTCTTGTTTGATCTAGACCTTCTGCAATAAAGTCAGCAGGAAATATATTTTTAAAATTAATTTCATTTGTGAATGGATAATGGTTGCTTGCGTAAGGCATTGCTCCAGATTCAAACCAACAATCGAGAACCTCGCTTGTTCTGATAAATTTGCCACCGTCTTTGCTTGGCCAGGTTATTTTATCTATTTGGTCTTTATGTAAGTCTTCGATTTTTTGGCCAGATAGGTTTTCAAGCTCTTTTTTTGATCCAATGCAAATTTTTTTTCCTGTTTTTGAGCATATCCAAATTGGAATTGGATTTCCCCAAAATCTGTTTCTGCTTATTGCCCAATCTTTTGCATTTTCTAACCATTTTCCAAATCTTCCTTTTTTTAAATGGGCTGGCATCCAATTAATTTTTTCATTTACCTCTAAAAGTTTGGTTTTTATTTTTTCTACATTTACAAACCACGAACTTATTGGTCTGTAAATAATTGGGCAGTTTGTTCTATAACAAAATGGATACCTGTGTAGATAATTTTCTCTTTTGAATAAAAAATTGCGTAATTTTAGGTTTTCTATTATTTTTTTATCAGCATCTTTTACAAAAAGTCCTTTAAAATCTTTTACCTGATTTGTAAATTTACATTCAGCATCTAAGGGGTCTATTATATCGACATTTGTGTGTTTTTTGAGTATTCTGTAGTCTTCTTCTCCAAAAGGAGCAATATGAACAATTCCTGTTCCATCGTCAGTTGTAACATAATCAGCTGTGTGTACCTTGAAAGCCCCCTTATCTTTTTGTTCTAAAAAGTAGTTAAAAATAGGTTCATATTCTATGCCTTCAAGCTTGCTGCCTTTGAATTTTTCTATAATAGTATATGAATTTTCATCATCGTAATAGCTATTAAGCTTTTTTGATCCAAGTATTAAAATCTCTTCTTTTGTTTTGTCAAAAATTTTAGAATATTCTATTTCTTGTCCTACTGCAATTCCAAGGTTTGAGGGCAATGTCCAGGGGGTGGTTGTCCACACTAGTAAGTATTCGTTTTTATCTTTTATTTTAAATTTTATTGTTAATGATGGGTCATTGACTTCTTTATATTCTCCAAGATTCACTTCGAAATTTGAAAGCGGAGTTGCAAGCTTTGGGGAATAGGGTAGTACATAGTAACTTTCGTAGATTAAACCTTTTTCATAAAGATTTTTAAATACCCACCACACGGATTCCATGAAGCTTATATCCATGGTTTTGTAACCCTTTTCAAAATCTACCCATCGTCCAAGTCTCAAGATTATATTTTTCCATTCTTCTGTATATCTAAGTACTATTTTTCTGCATTCTTTGTTAAAATTTTCAATGCCATAATTTTCTATTTCGTATTTTCCAGAAATTCCCAATTTTTTTTCTACTTCGTATTCAACAGGTAGTCCGTGAGTATCCCATCCAAAATTTCTTTTAACATACTTGCCTTGCATTGTTTGATATCTTGGAATTATGTCTTTTATTGTGTTTGGAACAAAATGTCCAAAATGAGGAAGTCCTGTTGCAAAAGGCGGTCCGTCATAAAATGTAAATTCTTCACATCCTTCTCTCTGCTTTATTGATTTTTCAAAGATCTTATTGTCATTCCAAAATTTTAATATTTTTTCTTCTATTTTAGGAAAATTTGCCTTGTTTTCTACTTTTTTAAACATATTATAATTCCTCTTTATTCTATTATTATTTTTTCTTTTTCTAAATAAATCGTTATTTTATTTATGTTTTGATTTTCAGCTATTTTGGTGATAATATTTTCTTCTATTTTCCCCTTTATTGCAGCAATTACGCTTCTTGCTCCTGAATTTTTTTTATAGTATTTTGTGGTTATGAATTTGTCAACATCTTTTTTTATTTCTATCTCGATTCCTTTAGAGTGAAATTTTGTTTTAAGGGTGTTTAAGTAGTTTTTGCAAATTTCTTCTACATTTTCCTTTGTAAGGATATTTAGGATGATTTTTTTTTGAATTCTGTCTAAAAAGGATAATTTAAATCTTTTTTCAAGATCTTGGTTTATTTCTTCTTTAAAGCTTTTTGTTTCTAAGCTTTTTTGTTGATTTTTGTTGAATCCAATATTTTTTTCTCCAAGAAGCATTCTAGATCCAATGTTTGTAGTCATTATTATAATTGTGTTTTTAAATAGTATTTTATCTTCTTTGCTGTCAATAAGTTCTCCGTTTTCAAGCATTCGACTTATTAGGTTTAATACAGAGCTGTGGGCATTTTCAATATTTTCAAACAATATTAAAGTTTCAAATGAATGTCTTAATTTATTTGTCAGAATGCCTCCATCAGAGTAGCCTACGTATCCTGGATTTGTGCCAATTAATTTTGAAATAGAGTTTTCTTCTTTATAGTCTGACATATCTAGTTTTAATACTGAATTTTGATCTTTGATAATTTTTTTAGATATTTCATCAGTTAAAGCAGTTTTTCCACATCCACTTGATCCTATTAACAATATTGAAGTTAAAGGCTTAGAATCGTCATTAAGTCCAAGTTTGACTTTAATAATTTCTTTGATAAGTTCGCTTACCGCATGTTTTTGTCCGATCACCTTTTTATTTATTTCGCTTTCTATTTCTTTTAATTCTAAAATTTCTTCTTTAGTGTTATTTGCTGTTTTAATAGATAATATTTCATTTATTGCCTTTTGTATATCATCTGATGTTATGATGTTGTCTTTTGTAAGTTCTTCCTTTTTAATTGCGCCGGCAATGTCTATTATATCTATTGCTTTATCTGGAAATCTTTTATTTATTAGATATTTGGATGAAAGTTTTACTATATTTAAAAGCGCGCTTTTTTCATAGATCACTCCATGATAGTCTTCAAAATTTTTTGCAATATTTTCGATTATTTTTAGTGTATCTTTTTCATCAGGCTCTTTTACGGTAATTGTTTGGAATCTTCTGGCGAATGCTTTGTCTTTTGAAATATATTTTCGATATTCATTGTAAGTAGTTGCGCCAATAATTTGTATTTCAGCTCTAGAAAGTGATGGTTTTAGTATATTTGATGCATCAAGAGCTCCTTCAGAGTTTCCAGCTCCTATTAGAGTGTGTATTTCGTCAATAAATATGATTGTGTTTTTGTTTTTTTCAATATACTTAATTATATTATTTAAACGATCTTCAAACTCGCCTCTATATTTTGTTCCCGATACCAAGTTTGAAACCTTAAGCATTAGAATTGTTTTGTCTTGTAGTTTGCTACTTATTTTTTTTTGCACTATGCTTGATGCAAGGCCTTCAACTATTGCTGTTTTTCCCACACCAGGTTCGCCTATTAGCATTGCACTATTTTTATTTCTTCTCAAGAGTATATTTGTAAGAGTTTTAATCTCTGCTTCTCTTCCAACCAAGGGGTCTAATTTTTTGGCTTTTGCAAGTGCTGTTAAATTTTTGACATACTTTCCAATTTCAAAGTGCTCATTTTCAAGTCGTATTTCTTCATCAAATTCTTTGTAGGTTTCAATTAATCTTATTTTATTTTTTTCCATGTATTCTAATATATTTTGATCTTTAAAGTTAAAGCTAGATTTACTTAGTTTATGTTTTTTAAGAAGTTTTTTATTTTTTAATATTTGATAAAAAATTTCTTTTGCCCCTATTAAAGGTTTGGATTTAAATTCCTTTTTAGCTTCTTTTATGAGAGCAAAGATTTCTTTATTGATTTTGGGAATAATTATTTCGTTTTTTTCTATTAAAATTTTCTCTAATTTATCTATTTCAGATATAACTTCTTGTTTAATGTTTTTTAGAGTTTTGCTATCTATAAATTTTATTTCGGATTTTTTGGGAGTGGTAATTATAGACATTAATAAGTGCCAAATTGA
The window above is part of the Borreliella burgdorferi B31 genome. Proteins encoded here:
- a CDS encoding exonuclease SbcCD subunit D, which translates into the protein MSNYKILHTSDWHIGKKIENFSILKEQKNFLYFLLEFIKKENIDLLLVAGDVYDSKRPGFEEQRLVNNFFYELSFTSCKWCVVISGNHDKKDYLSINKKLLSRFNFFLITEYDSDEQIVLLKDNGNLKFIVVCLPHINERLILGQNFDNIFGLEDQYSSKLFLENLENAYREKISNLSNFLENKYKGIPKILMAHSFFGSSKKIDTLGGSYIIPFNVFGNGFSYVALGHIHKFMKLRDNIVYSGSPMQYSFNETCDKYINVLHFNDNKLILQEAFPVPIFNKLIFAKGSLNEVLDFLANSKKEESFTIYLKIELNEAVDTSAEESIYDLARLNFMNLVSISYSLPSSQDLQDDSNFIGELEVLEMDEKYFFEKKLRWDFENGVIRDIKFKEEELISLFNEVLANGYLGEYEDK
- a CDS encoding AAA family ATPase, producing MRINKLIFKNIASYKGEHELNFDTLLLRQSGIFLISGNTGSGKSTILDCITLALYARVYRLGKKIVDIISKGETSAYVKLTFTISGKIYESFVELNVKNIETPKSMLLNCFFDNRIIEGRTDVLEHIKSLCRLDFNQFCQTVILPQGNFQEFLTSTPKEKAAIIDNIFNLKKYDNLEFYLKSDFERTKFNIDKLLNSESYEKSILDYDESECKSLKGYLDLVDIDRLEIDLENIRRAISLCNQAIASNERYLGLEIEMSSLNDQLSSQIKYLNSLEKDHSLQKKLKENLDLDRKVYLCSDFWSLKNLVAVQGELFNDIGLLDLELSKVMNNLEEIKDLYSNDFNFNYVKELYNKNCNLFNLKLVENDYQSLLLRKNSLEDEKKELLRSQSKKNDEIKSISSEKSNFDFDKYVYYEALKLFQTFNDELISKYRDRLEFLLKSTGKEDFNKNKEKNIIKIDLYKELLKYLDDKNFSIESDKEKLKYIEAEYKNYQHKDKLSLCSLKELYALNSKLHLIQNQIDELKYQLSCRQEEISKQEVNALEFEKNNAEILRLIGKNLFDKYINYFDREKILAFENKLEKLEQFKAKKKDLKIEISLKNKNFDQNLLKIKDLLLKLNLNLSFNDYSSLEREFNVVLAKQKSVENEWNMLVLNLKNLEDLKIKTETQIKFTKESILTLKARLNEEQNNFINLISNLKNVFFSSFSFESTTDLEQINKNSLSFLQKLSLSISSKLEFLSRDIEKYKIKLLNFQTLQKKINQQKINLDSLRGELNLAKERKDKLDVLRKVVIRSSGLKYYVQTFLINDILRLANEKYLRWIFPDFELKTNKESKEFDFLIEDKKDVNKIRTVKTLSGGEKFLVSLALSLALSDKIRDSELKIEAFFLDEGFGNLDEDTLAQVMPKLSKFQMMTGRQIGIISHVSYLKEMIKAQIVINKISKISYIAIENL
- a CDS encoding ROK family protein, with product MKHYLAIDIGGTSTKYSLSDSSGVFFDKNEISTGATSDEQVNILVNIINSYKESSDIAGVAICIPGFVDLKGNVLRVNAISGFVNYPLKERLESLTGVSTEIENDANCVALAEKFKGNAIDSNNFIAITLGTGIGAGIFANGKLLRGNSFMSGEVGFMITGGISNNIPFNCKWESIASVSALRKRVAMRLGKPLKEVSGEFVFDLAENGNIHAKNEVDRFFENLSFGIFNLTFILNPEKILIGGGISARPDLIDRIYEKLENLWSLEMAFDNNNNIKNLVALEPTKFNNESGKIGALFHYFTCKNQNNTSF
- a CDS encoding lipoprotein; this encodes MLKTLTKIITISCLIVGCASLPYTPPKQNLNYLMELLPGANLYAHVNLIKNRSIYNSLSPKYKSVLGLISNLYFSYKKENNDFALLIMGNFPKDIFWGIHKNRNTESIGNIFTNPKWKLKNSNIYIIPNKARTSIAITQKDITAKDNNMLTTKYIGEIEKNEMFFWIQDPTLLLPNQIVSSKNLIPFSSGTLSINSLNQEEYIFKSLIKTNNPPILKILSKKLIPTVLTNMTNLTISSHIKTTIKDQNTVEIEFNIQKSSVESLIEKLASNIQT
- the ileS gene encoding isoleucine--tRNA ligase; amino-acid sequence: MFKKVENKANFPKIEEKILKFWNDNKIFEKSIKQREGCEEFTFYDGPPFATGLPHFGHFVPNTIKDIIPRYQTMQGKYVKRNFGWDTHGLPVEYEVEKKLGISGKYEIENYGIENFNKECRKIVLRYTEEWKNIILRLGRWVDFEKGYKTMDISFMESVWWVFKNLYEKGLIYESYYVLPYSPKLATPLSNFEVNLGEYKEVNDPSLTIKFKIKDKNEYLLVWTTTPWTLPSNLGIAVGQEIEYSKIFDKTKEEILILGSKKLNSYYDDENSYTIIEKFKGSKLEGIEYEPIFNYFLEQKDKGAFKVHTADYVTTDDGTGIVHIAPFGEEDYRILKKHTNVDIIDPLDAECKFTNQVKDFKGLFVKDADKKIIENLKLRNFLFKRENYLHRYPFCYRTNCPIIYRPISSWFVNVEKIKTKLLEVNEKINWMPAHLKKGRFGKWLENAKDWAISRNRFWGNPIPIWICSKTGKKICIGSKKELENLSGQKIEDLHKDQIDKITWPSKDGGKFIRTSEVLDCWFESGAMPYASNHYPFTNEINFKNIFPADFIAEGLDQTRGWFYTLTILGTALFENTAFKNVIVNGLVLSSDGRKMSKSFKNYTDPMQVINTFGADALRLYLIMSPVVKADDLKYSDNGVRDVLKNIIIPIWNAYSFFTTYAIIDKFKPPKNLSLAKNNNLDKWIISELESLKKILNTEIDKYNLTKSIESLLEFIDKLNNWYIRRSRRRFWKSENDKDKNDAYETLYYAIKTLMILLAPFIPFITEEIYQNLKTDEDKQSIHLNDYPKANENFINKTIEEKINLARKITSMARSLRSLHNIKIRMPISTIYIVTKNQNEQNMLMEMQEIILDEINAKEMKIKANEEELITYKAKANFKELGKKLGKDMKAVSTEISKLKNEDIIKIINGTSYEIKVANAKHYLSLNDIILEREEKENLKVINEESITIGIDSLITKELYLEGLTREFVRQIQNLRKEKNFDVSDRINLYIENNETLKEMLNKFEKYIKTETLALNIILNKSKLEKKINLADDIFTLIGIEKC
- a CDS encoding AAA family ATPase — protein: MVEIDSKEIARKNKNKEVSIWHLLMSIITTPKKSEIKFIDSKTLKNIKQEVISEIDKLEKILIEKNEIIIPKINKEIFALIKEAKKEFKSKPLIGAKEIFYQILKNKKLLKKHKLSKSSFNFKDQNILEYMEKNKIRLIETYKEFDEEIRLENEHFEIGKYVKNLTALAKAKKLDPLVGREAEIKTLTNILLRRNKNSAMLIGEPGVGKTAIVEGLASSIVQKKISSKLQDKTILMLKVSNLVSGTKYRGEFEDRLNNIIKYIEKNKNTIIFIDEIHTLIGAGNSEGALDASNILKPSLSRAEIQIIGATTYNEYRKYISKDKAFARRFQTITVKEPDEKDTLKIIENIAKNFEDYHGVIYEKSALLNIVKLSSKYLINKRFPDKAIDIIDIAGAIKKEELTKDNIITSDDIQKAINEILSIKTANNTKEEILELKEIESEINKKVIGQKHAVSELIKEIIKVKLGLNDDSKPLTSILLIGSSGCGKTALTDEISKKIIKDQNSVLKLDMSDYKEENSISKLIGTNPGYVGYSDGGILTNKLRHSFETLILFENIENAHSSVLNLISRMLENGELIDSKEDKILFKNTIIIMTTNIGSRMLLGEKNIGFNKNQQKSLETKSFKEEINQDLEKRFKLSFLDRIQKKIILNILTKENVEEICKNYLNTLKTKFHSKGIEIEIKKDVDKFITTKYYKKNSGARSVIAAIKGKIEENIITKIAENQNINKITIYLEKEKIIIE